A single genomic interval of Asinibacterium sp. OR53 harbors:
- a CDS encoding response regulator transcription factor — MKLLVVEDEHTLLQSILEYFTQEEFLCEGSATYADALNKIEDFSYDCIILDINLPDGNGLRLLQHLRRQKKHDAVIIISARDSLQDKITGLDYGADDYITKPFHLSELNARVKALLRRKYVHGSNTLELGNLQIELFSRTASCGQQKLSLTKSEFDLLAYLMNNPNRVVSRQAIAEHIYGNQSDNMPSFDFVYSQIKNLKRKLKEKGCDDLIQTVYGLGYKLSL; from the coding sequence ATGAAGTTATTGGTGGTAGAGGATGAACACACACTGCTGCAAAGTATCCTGGAATATTTTACGCAGGAAGAATTCCTTTGCGAAGGGTCTGCCACCTATGCCGACGCTCTTAATAAAATAGAAGATTTCAGTTACGACTGCATCATTCTCGATATCAACCTGCCAGATGGCAATGGTCTCCGCCTGCTGCAACACCTGCGCAGGCAAAAAAAACACGACGCCGTGATCATCATTTCTGCACGGGATTCCTTGCAGGATAAGATCACAGGGCTCGACTACGGGGCCGATGACTATATTACCAAACCCTTTCACCTCTCAGAACTCAACGCCAGGGTAAAAGCGCTGTTGCGCCGCAAATACGTGCATGGCAGCAATACACTGGAACTGGGCAACCTGCAAATAGAACTCTTTTCACGTACCGCCAGTTGCGGCCAGCAAAAATTATCGCTTACCAAAAGTGAGTTCGATCTGCTGGCTTACCTGATGAATAACCCGAACCGTGTAGTAAGCAGGCAGGCCATCGCAGAGCATATTTACGGAAACCAGTCTGACAATATGCCTTCTTTCGATTTTGTTTATTCGCAGATAAAGAACCTCAAAAGAAAGCTGAAAGAAAAAGGATGTGATGACCTGATACAAACCGTATACGGACTGGGCTATAAATTATCGTTATGA
- a CDS encoding sulfatase produces the protein MKRLVIFQSKSSLFFLLPLFLLCSSYHQPLPGTGKGNTPPNIIIILMDDMGYGDLECYGGFPYHTPHINQFAAQGMRFTNYYAAQAVCSASRAGLLTGCYPNRLGISGALNPWSTKALNPSEETIAELLKAKGYRTGIIGKWHLGDKEPFLPLQQGFDEFLGLPYSNDMWPINYDGKPITDTTDWKSKYPPLPLYEGNKKIKAINTLEDQSLLTTLYTERAVQFIKQNKQRPFFLYLAHAMVHVPIAASAKFRGKSGAGLFGDVMEEVDWSIGTVMKTLEEQGLTKNTLVIFTSDNGPWLTFGNHAGNSGALREGKGTAWDGGLKVPCIIRWPGKIAAGTICNNMVAAMDILPTVVNICGAGKPAKKIDGVDIKSLLFQQQGADPRDEFVYYYDNNSLKAIRKGQWKLTFPCISQTYKKLSAIGNDGWPGKYAKDSVQLALYDLRTDPGETLDVQEKHKDIVAQLSALADQYRKELGDDLTKQTGTGVRPAAVVKRDTK, from the coding sequence ATGAAACGACTTGTCATTTTTCAATCGAAAAGCAGCTTGTTTTTCCTGCTGCCTTTGTTTTTGTTGTGCAGCAGTTACCACCAGCCATTGCCAGGCACCGGCAAAGGGAATACACCTCCTAACATCATCATCATTTTGATGGATGATATGGGCTATGGCGACCTGGAATGTTATGGAGGTTTTCCTTATCACACGCCCCATATCAACCAATTTGCTGCGCAGGGCATGCGTTTCACTAATTATTATGCTGCCCAGGCTGTTTGCAGCGCTTCAAGGGCAGGCTTACTGACCGGTTGTTATCCCAATCGCCTAGGCATTTCAGGGGCATTGAATCCATGGAGTACCAAAGCGCTGAACCCTTCAGAAGAAACCATTGCAGAATTGCTGAAAGCCAAAGGATACAGAACAGGAATAATAGGAAAATGGCATCTGGGAGATAAAGAACCATTCCTCCCATTGCAGCAGGGATTTGATGAATTCCTCGGATTGCCTTATTCGAATGATATGTGGCCGATCAACTATGATGGCAAACCCATCACCGACACCACCGACTGGAAATCTAAATATCCGCCCTTGCCCTTATACGAAGGCAATAAAAAAATAAAGGCGATCAATACACTGGAAGACCAGTCGTTATTGACCACCCTCTATACAGAGCGGGCTGTGCAGTTCATCAAACAAAACAAACAACGCCCCTTCTTTTTGTACCTGGCACATGCCATGGTGCATGTTCCTATTGCTGCCTCTGCAAAATTCAGGGGTAAAAGCGGTGCCGGTCTGTTTGGAGATGTAATGGAAGAAGTGGACTGGTCCATCGGAACCGTTATGAAAACATTGGAAGAGCAAGGCCTCACCAAAAACACACTGGTTATTTTTACCAGTGATAATGGTCCCTGGCTCACTTTCGGTAATCATGCCGGCAATTCGGGCGCTCTGCGCGAAGGCAAAGGAACAGCATGGGATGGTGGTTTGAAAGTGCCTTGCATTATACGCTGGCCGGGCAAAATTGCAGCAGGCACCATCTGCAATAATATGGTAGCTGCCATGGACATATTGCCCACTGTGGTGAATATTTGCGGAGCCGGTAAGCCTGCTAAAAAGATCGACGGAGTAGATATTAAATCACTGCTCTTTCAACAGCAGGGAGCCGATCCTCGCGATGAGTTTGTTTATTATTACGACAACAACAGTCTTAAAGCCATCCGGAAAGGTCAATGGAAACTCACTTTCCCCTGCATATCACAGACCTACAAAAAATTATCTGCTATTGGCAACGATGGCTGGCCCGGTAAATACGCCAAAGATTCGGTGCAATTGGCTTTGTACGATCTGAGAACAGATCCGGGAGAAACACTCGATGTTCAGGAAAAGCACAAAGACATCGTAGCACAACTAAGTGCATTGGCCGATCAATACAGGAAAGAGTTGGGTGATGACCTTACTAAACAAACCGGTACAGGCGTGCGGCCCGCAGCAGTAGTAAAACGTGATACCAAGTGA
- a CDS encoding arylsulfatase produces MKQYLSRSLAFIFILSLHSGKTVAQKAANRPNVIFILADDLGYGDLGCYGQQLIATPHIDQLAASGMRFTQFYSGTSVCAPSRASLMTGLHTGHTPIRGNREVKPEGQWPIPDSTYTMAEMFKKAGYITGDFGKWGLGYVGSEGDPVKQGFDRFFGYNCQAQAHNYFPDHLWDNDTKIDLPNTPGRQPAYAGDLIQQKALSFIDDNKSRPFFLYLSYTLPHAGLQLPAGDSLFEWYKHKFNEQPVTIKAWNGIGYQPQAYPHAAYAAMVAKLDNYVGEVMAKLKALHIDENTLVIFSSDNGPHAEGGNDPIFFNSSGGFRGIKRDLYEGGMREPMIARWPGMIKAGETSGFIGAFWDFFPTFAALAGVPVKHKIDGISILPTLLNKGRQQQHEYLYWEFHENGGRQAIRMGNWKAVKYRVKEDKNARWELYDLAADAHETHDIAAQHPNLVKKISGLAKHAHTHSTIDEWNF; encoded by the coding sequence GTGAAACAATACTTATCGCGATCGCTTGCTTTTATCTTCATCCTATCACTCCATTCGGGCAAAACAGTTGCTCAAAAAGCAGCCAATCGTCCCAATGTAATCTTTATCCTGGCAGATGACCTCGGCTATGGCGATCTGGGTTGTTACGGGCAGCAATTGATCGCAACACCTCATATCGACCAGCTCGCCGCGTCCGGTATGCGGTTTACGCAGTTCTATTCGGGCACATCGGTATGCGCTCCTTCGCGCGCTTCATTAATGACCGGCCTGCATACAGGTCATACACCGATACGCGGCAACCGTGAAGTGAAGCCCGAAGGTCAGTGGCCTATTCCCGACAGTACCTATACCATGGCCGAAATGTTTAAAAAAGCCGGCTATATCACCGGTGATTTCGGCAAATGGGGGTTGGGTTATGTTGGCTCTGAAGGCGATCCAGTGAAACAGGGTTTTGATCGTTTCTTCGGATACAATTGCCAGGCGCAGGCGCACAATTATTTCCCGGATCATTTATGGGATAACGATACAAAAATCGATCTGCCCAATACACCCGGCAGGCAGCCTGCCTATGCCGGTGATCTTATACAACAAAAAGCCCTTTCTTTTATAGACGACAACAAGTCCCGCCCTTTCTTTCTCTATCTTTCTTATACATTGCCACATGCAGGCCTTCAACTGCCCGCAGGCGACAGTTTGTTTGAATGGTATAAGCACAAATTCAACGAGCAGCCTGTAACCATCAAAGCATGGAATGGAATTGGCTACCAGCCCCAGGCATACCCGCATGCAGCTTATGCGGCAATGGTAGCGAAGCTCGACAACTATGTGGGTGAAGTGATGGCGAAGCTGAAAGCCTTACACATTGACGAGAACACGCTGGTGATCTTCAGCAGCGATAACGGTCCGCATGCAGAAGGCGGCAACGATCCCATTTTCTTCAACAGTAGCGGTGGGTTCAGGGGCATCAAAAGAGACCTGTATGAAGGAGGAATGCGGGAACCTATGATCGCAAGATGGCCGGGGATGATCAAAGCAGGAGAAACATCCGGCTTCATAGGCGCTTTCTGGGATTTCTTCCCAACATTCGCGGCCCTGGCAGGCGTGCCGGTAAAACATAAGATAGATGGTATTTCGATTTTGCCAACACTGCTGAACAAAGGCCGCCAGCAACAGCATGAATACCTGTACTGGGAATTCCATGAGAACGGAGGCCGGCAGGCCATTCGGATGGGTAACTGGAAAGCAGTGAAGTATCGCGTAAAAGAAGATAAAAACGCCCGCTGGGAACTGTATGATCTTGCCGCCGATGCACATGAAACGCATGACATAGCAGCACAACATCCGAATCTGGTAAAAAAGATCAGCGGGTTGGCAAAGCATGCACACACGCATTCCACAATAGATGAATGGAATTTTTAG
- a CDS encoding TolC family protein translates to MNKRYRMIYGLVPVFTSLICSGVAAQKTADTLLHLKDAVQMAESRYHLLAAGRYETEAATQNVAVTKYSRLPSIDATYQAGFATANNLIGVFYPNGLVPMTGPPSANNNYSPATGSAASVLLNWQASTFGERNAKINLSAAEARSQEANYKQNLFNHTINVISKYLDVLLAQDMVAIHLHNIERVQASLQQSRVLAHTGIKPGVDTALFLSELSKAKVDRLNAQKQLETQQWLLAQLIVTDTLPVPADIGFLDRLPPSFSGTDSAFSNHPLIQYAQSQVLLNNSKEAVLKKSYLPKLNVWGTAFARGSGFLADGSVKTWDGLGLSRYNYGAGLQLAFPIMKYGEVKRQLQQQNLLTKAAEERLMENKSALSTRQHIANTTFQNSLAVAAETTEQHKSSLYAFNAMQVRYNTGLVNFADLIQSQYNLLKAELDVKQAYWDAWKALLLQAAVKGDLSIFLNETR, encoded by the coding sequence ATGAATAAGAGATACCGCATGATATATGGATTAGTACCTGTTTTCACTTCGTTGATCTGTTCCGGTGTTGCAGCACAAAAAACTGCCGACACCCTTTTACACCTGAAAGATGCCGTGCAGATGGCGGAGAGCAGATACCACCTCTTAGCGGCAGGACGCTATGAAACAGAGGCTGCCACACAAAATGTAGCCGTTACCAAATACAGCAGGTTGCCTTCTATCGATGCCACCTACCAGGCCGGCTTTGCTACAGCCAACAACCTCATTGGTGTATTTTACCCCAATGGTCTAGTGCCCATGACAGGTCCGCCTTCTGCAAACAATAATTATAGTCCCGCTACGGGCAGCGCCGCCAGCGTTTTATTGAACTGGCAGGCATCTACATTTGGAGAACGCAATGCCAAAATCAATCTTTCCGCGGCCGAAGCACGCAGCCAGGAAGCCAATTACAAGCAGAACTTATTCAACCACACCATCAATGTCATCAGCAAATACCTCGATGTATTGCTGGCGCAGGACATGGTAGCTATACACCTGCACAACATTGAAAGAGTGCAGGCCAGCCTGCAGCAAAGCCGGGTATTGGCGCATACCGGCATCAAGCCGGGCGTGGATACCGCACTTTTCTTATCGGAACTTTCCAAAGCGAAAGTTGACCGGCTAAATGCGCAAAAACAATTAGAGACACAACAATGGTTACTGGCGCAACTTATCGTAACAGACACGTTGCCGGTACCGGCAGATATCGGTTTCCTGGATCGGCTCCCCCCATCCTTTTCGGGAACCGATTCCGCTTTTTCCAATCACCCGCTCATTCAATATGCACAGAGCCAGGTATTGCTGAACAATTCAAAAGAAGCAGTGCTGAAAAAATCGTACTTGCCCAAACTGAATGTGTGGGGCACTGCGTTTGCACGGGGGTCAGGCTTCCTGGCAGATGGTTCCGTTAAAACCTGGGACGGACTGGGCCTCAGCCGTTATAATTATGGCGCCGGGCTGCAACTGGCTTTCCCCATTATGAAGTATGGTGAAGTGAAGCGGCAATTACAGCAGCAAAACTTACTTACCAAAGCCGCCGAAGAAAGATTGATGGAAAATAAATCGGCGCTCTCTACCCGTCAACACATTGCCAATACTACTTTCCAGAACAGCCTGGCGGTAGCTGCCGAAACAACAGAGCAGCACAAATCGAGCCTGTATGCTTTCAATGCCATGCAGGTGCGGTACAATACCGGGCTGGTGAACTTTGCCGATCTGATACAATCGCAATACAATCTTTTAAAAGCAGAACTGGATGTTAAACAAGCTTATTGGGATGCCTGGAAAGCCTTATTACTACAGGCTGCGGTAAAAGGAGATCTGTCTATTTTTTTAAATGAAACCAGGTAA
- a CDS encoding sensor histidine kinase KdpD, with the protein MSKPLLQRNTRYLLTWLPIVLLFCSLLFYVMLLMQTHHMQEKQLLLKQENVWKTFVAKKGNIEKHIIGEYDIVEATQPVALNASRDTLVYYADEKKSLPFETLTGRMQWNNTSYNLTTYVSSTEISHLIIKVFITEAFILLLLLIAIVMLNRKSSKLLWKPFFSTLRAANDYDIARNQPLALATHTGTTEFDELNGSMTSFVNNANTAYFNQKQFVENASHEMQTPLAIIRSKLELLINQPGLTEKSASMLQDITEANDRLSQMNRNLLLLSKIENNQFPDAGPIDVSQVLRHLLNSFQEHYEYFPALTCNIEDHVVLQANRSLIEILLSNLVNNAIIHNKENGEMNVILSSSHLLIQNTGPKPDIDPMELFERFKKGSYQTKTTGLGLSLVKQIVLLYQYQISYQYLDGWHTIKVTFR; encoded by the coding sequence ATGAGCAAACCGTTGCTGCAAAGAAATACCCGCTACCTGCTCACATGGCTGCCTATTGTGTTGCTGTTCTGCTCTCTTTTATTTTACGTGATGTTGCTCATGCAGACGCATCACATGCAGGAAAAGCAACTGCTGCTTAAACAAGAAAATGTCTGGAAAACTTTTGTAGCCAAAAAGGGCAATATTGAAAAGCATATCATCGGAGAATACGACATCGTTGAAGCAACGCAGCCTGTTGCATTGAATGCATCCAGGGATACCCTCGTTTATTATGCCGATGAAAAGAAGTCTCTCCCTTTTGAGACCCTCACCGGTCGTATGCAGTGGAACAATACTTCTTATAACCTTACCACTTATGTTTCATCCACAGAAATATCCCACCTCATCATCAAAGTGTTCATTACGGAGGCATTTATTCTATTGCTGTTACTGATTGCCATTGTAATGCTGAACCGTAAAAGTTCAAAGTTGTTGTGGAAGCCATTTTTTTCTACCCTGCGGGCAGCAAACGATTATGATATCGCCCGCAACCAGCCGCTTGCATTAGCCACTCATACGGGTACAACCGAGTTCGACGAATTGAATGGGAGCATGACCAGCTTCGTCAATAATGCCAATACGGCTTATTTCAATCAGAAACAGTTCGTAGAAAATGCTTCGCATGAAATGCAAACGCCACTGGCCATCATCCGTTCAAAACTGGAATTGCTTATCAACCAACCCGGCCTAACAGAAAAGAGCGCCTCTATGCTGCAGGATATTACAGAAGCCAATGACCGCCTGAGCCAGATGAACCGCAACCTGCTTTTATTGTCCAAGATCGAGAACAACCAGTTTCCCGATGCCGGCCCCATAGATGTATCGCAAGTGCTCCGTCATTTACTGAATAGCTTCCAGGAGCATTATGAATATTTTCCGGCGCTCACCTGCAACATTGAAGACCATGTTGTATTACAGGCAAACAGATCATTGATAGAAATACTCCTCTCCAATCTTGTCAACAATGCCATCATACACAATAAAGAGAATGGAGAAATGAATGTTATCCTTTCATCATCCCATCTCCTCATACAAAACACAGGGCCCAAACCGGATATTGATCCGATGGAACTGTTTGAGCGATTCAAAAAAGGGTCTTATCAAACGAAAACAACGGGACTGGGACTGTCGCTGGTGAAACAGATCGTGTTGTTGTACCAGTATCAAATCAGTTACCAGTACCTGGATGGATGGCACACGATAAAAGTAACTTTTCGGTAA
- a CDS encoding efflux RND transporter periplasmic adaptor subunit, which yields MKYLIPAVLLSAATACNQPQEAAGIPKEGAKTDTVKVLVLSLDSAKKTISLPGELLPYENAQVRSKIQGYVRQLSVDIGSKVNKGQVLALIDAPEINTRVLELNEKVKAAMARYHASKDYFDRIALASKSDGVIAPLELERIKNQMMADSSEYNAAVLAAKSYRQVGNYLAIIAPYSGTITKRNVVVGSFVGNPADKPLFELENNGKLRLQVAVPEVYTNAALFNNTGELTTRSLPDKKFKAALVRKSGSISSDTRSELWEFEIPNTTGELKAGGYADVKLQFIRSGRSLTAPVSAIVTTQERKFVIKVTGNTVHWIDVRAGFNMGDKQELFGDIKAGDTLVVKANEELKDGTKIIARL from the coding sequence ATGAAATACCTTATTCCCGCTGTTTTGTTGAGCGCGGCGACGGCCTGTAACCAGCCACAGGAAGCAGCCGGCATACCTAAAGAAGGTGCCAAAACCGATACGGTAAAAGTGCTGGTACTCTCCTTGGATTCTGCAAAAAAAACCATTTCGCTGCCCGGCGAATTATTACCTTATGAAAACGCGCAGGTAAGATCTAAAATACAAGGATATGTACGCCAGCTTTCTGTAGACATTGGCTCCAAAGTAAATAAAGGACAGGTGCTGGCATTGATCGATGCACCGGAAATAAACACCCGTGTGCTTGAACTGAATGAAAAAGTGAAAGCGGCGATGGCCCGTTATCATGCCAGCAAAGATTATTTCGATCGCATTGCACTTGCTTCTAAATCAGATGGTGTAATAGCTCCGCTGGAACTGGAAAGGATCAAAAACCAAATGATGGCCGACAGCTCCGAATACAATGCAGCAGTGTTGGCGGCAAAGTCTTACCGGCAGGTGGGCAATTACCTGGCCATCATTGCTCCCTATAGCGGCACCATCACCAAAAGGAATGTAGTAGTAGGCTCGTTCGTAGGCAATCCTGCCGACAAGCCCCTATTTGAATTGGAAAACAATGGCAAATTAAGATTACAGGTAGCGGTTCCAGAAGTGTACACCAACGCTGCATTATTCAACAATACAGGAGAGCTGACCACCCGTTCTTTACCCGATAAAAAATTCAAAGCCGCACTCGTGCGCAAATCGGGTAGCATTAGCAGCGATACACGCAGCGAATTATGGGAGTTTGAAATACCCAACACCACAGGAGAACTCAAAGCAGGTGGCTATGCCGATGTGAAGCTTCAATTCATAAGAAGCGGCCGGTCATTGACAGCACCTGTATCTGCGATTGTTACTACACAGGAAAGAAAATTTGTTATCAAAGTAACAGGCAATACTGTTCACTGGATAGATGTAAGGGCCGGCTTCAACATGGGCGACAAACAGGAACTCTTCGGCGATATAAAAGCCGGTGATACCCTGGTTGTAAAAGCCAATGAAGAACTGAAAGATGGCACAAAGATCATTGCCAGGTTGTAA
- a CDS encoding type II toxin-antitoxin system Y4mF family antitoxin, whose protein sequence is MERLAEFVKRRRKQTGMSQQEFAERSGVALTVVRKIEQGKETLQLEKVNQVLKMFGHELAPVSSRELGNLPEKNENPAT, encoded by the coding sequence ATGGAGCGACTAGCTGAATTTGTCAAACGCAGGCGTAAGCAGACGGGGATGAGCCAGCAGGAGTTCGCCGAACGCTCGGGCGTAGCCCTTACTGTTGTGCGCAAAATCGAGCAGGGGAAAGAAACCCTCCAGTTGGAAAAAGTGAACCAGGTACTTAAAATGTTTGGGCATGAACTGGCCCCGGTCAGCAGCCGTGAGCTCGGTAACCTGCCTGAAAAAAATGAAAACCCGGCGACATGA
- a CDS encoding efflux RND transporter permease subunit produces the protein MLRLIQFALRKPVTIIVLVFGVMLFSTLAIRKSAIDIFPAVNAPTIYVAQTYGGLSPQQMEGFITSYYEYHFLYITGIKAVESKSIQGLSLIKLQFHEGTNMAAAMAEVVSYATRARSFMPPGTFPPFIMRYDAGSVPVGQLVFSSSTRSLNEIQDLALFKVRPMFASLSGVSAPPPFGGNQRTIVVKADPDRLRSYNITADELVTAIAKNNPILPAGNIRVADKAIITASNSVADNFKELENVTVRDVNGTPILVRDLASVDNSADITAGYALINGKRSVYIPVTKRADASTWDVVQSIKKAMPDMQAAIPGDIKVSYEFDQSGYVVNSLRSLLFEGLLGALLTGLMVWLFLKDLRSAFIVIINIPLALLTSVVCLYLTGQTINIMTLGGLALAVGILVDESTVTIENIHHHVEMGKSRSRAIWDACGEIAIPKLLILFSILAVFVPALFMSGVPRSMFMPLSMAVAFAMIASFLLSQTLVPVLANWIMKAGHAAAGDGLFEKLKQRLVSGIQKTNVIVVPLVIIVLLLLAFIGYRNAGTEIFPKVDAGQMQVRLRMPVGTRIERTEDATKKVLNIIDSLAGKKNVSITSAFVGLQGQSYAINPIFLYTSGPHESVIKVNLVQHANISIETLKEQLRAAVTKTDPGILLSFEPADLVDQVMSMGANNPVEIVVQGKNIQQSRDIADKLKQSLHTVPYLRDVQVSQPLDYPTIQINYDRLRLGQMGLNLEQAGRSVTEGSSSSRLVQPVYWLDKSSGNSYQVQVEYPQLAMNSPEQVEQIPVGKTGDRNIYLRDIADWKKGNSIGEYDRINQQRFITLTANIYKEDLGNTIKEVNGAIKKLGELPQGVKVYLRGQSDILTQINTELSTGLLLAVVVICLMLTAYFQSFRTALVVLSVLPGVLAGSLLLLWLTGNTVNIQSFMGAIMAIGVAVSNAILLVSKAEQLRQLPDRSMSVGAQAAFNRFRPIIMTSIAMIAGMLPMSLGLGDTGKQTAPLGIAVVGGLLFSVFTSLWLVPIVYDRLTGRKKPVPVSLDPNDENSIHYDKRK, from the coding sequence ATGCTTCGTCTCATACAATTTGCACTTCGTAAGCCTGTTACCATCATCGTGCTGGTATTCGGCGTGATGTTGTTTTCCACTCTGGCTATTCGCAAATCGGCTATCGATATTTTCCCGGCGGTCAATGCACCTACTATTTATGTAGCGCAAACTTATGGCGGGTTATCGCCCCAGCAGATGGAAGGTTTCATTACTTCTTATTATGAATACCACTTTCTTTATATCACCGGCATCAAAGCGGTAGAAAGTAAATCGATCCAGGGTTTATCACTGATCAAATTACAGTTCCACGAAGGCACCAATATGGCAGCGGCGATGGCTGAAGTAGTTTCTTATGCCACGCGTGCCCGCTCATTCATGCCGCCGGGTACATTTCCTCCGTTTATCATGCGGTATGATGCCGGGTCTGTGCCGGTTGGTCAGCTCGTTTTCAGCAGCAGCACCCGTTCACTGAATGAGATACAGGACCTGGCGCTGTTCAAAGTACGGCCGATGTTTGCTTCCCTTTCCGGGGTATCTGCTCCTCCGCCCTTTGGTGGCAACCAACGGACCATTGTAGTGAAAGCCGATCCCGACAGGTTAAGGAGTTATAATATTACGGCAGACGAACTGGTTACTGCCATTGCAAAAAACAACCCCATCCTCCCTGCCGGTAATATCCGTGTAGCCGATAAAGCCATCATCACTGCTTCAAACAGTGTGGCAGATAATTTCAAGGAACTCGAAAATGTAACTGTGAGGGATGTCAATGGTACACCTATACTGGTGAGGGACCTGGCCAGTGTTGATAATAGCGCAGATATTACCGCAGGGTATGCACTCATCAATGGCAAACGTTCCGTGTACATACCGGTTACCAAAAGAGCCGATGCCTCTACCTGGGATGTGGTACAATCTATCAAGAAAGCCATGCCCGACATGCAGGCCGCGATACCCGGCGATATCAAAGTGTCGTACGAATTCGACCAATCGGGCTATGTGGTCAACTCTTTGCGAAGCCTTTTGTTTGAAGGGTTGTTGGGCGCTTTGTTAACCGGGTTAATGGTGTGGCTGTTCCTGAAAGACCTGCGCAGCGCTTTTATTGTCATCATCAACATTCCACTGGCGCTGCTTACTTCGGTCGTATGCCTTTACCTCACCGGACAAACCATTAATATCATGACCCTTGGTGGTCTCGCGCTGGCAGTAGGTATTTTGGTAGACGAGTCCACGGTAACTATTGAAAACATTCATCACCACGTGGAGATGGGCAAGTCCAGGTCGCGGGCCATATGGGACGCCTGCGGAGAGATAGCCATACCCAAATTGTTGATATTGTTCAGCATACTGGCCGTGTTTGTACCCGCCCTGTTCATGTCGGGCGTGCCCAGGTCAATGTTTATGCCGCTTTCCATGGCAGTAGCTTTTGCTATGATCGCTTCATTCTTGTTATCGCAAACACTGGTACCGGTATTAGCTAACTGGATCATGAAAGCCGGCCATGCAGCAGCAGGTGATGGTTTGTTTGAAAAATTAAAGCAACGCCTTGTATCTGGTATTCAAAAAACAAATGTAATTGTTGTCCCTCTTGTGATCATCGTTTTATTGTTACTCGCATTTATTGGTTACAGGAATGCAGGAACGGAGATCTTCCCTAAAGTAGATGCCGGACAAATGCAGGTACGGTTAAGGATGCCCGTTGGTACAAGAATTGAACGGACAGAAGACGCAACGAAAAAAGTATTGAACATCATCGATAGCCTGGCTGGCAAGAAAAACGTATCTATTACATCGGCTTTTGTAGGACTGCAAGGACAATCGTATGCCATCAATCCCATCTTCCTCTATACAAGCGGCCCGCATGAATCTGTGATCAAAGTAAACCTTGTTCAGCATGCAAACATCAGCATTGAAACACTGAAAGAACAATTGCGCGCTGCCGTTACTAAAACCGATCCCGGCATATTGCTTTCTTTCGAACCGGCCGACCTTGTTGACCAGGTTATGAGTATGGGCGCCAATAACCCGGTTGAAATAGTAGTGCAGGGAAAAAACATACAACAGAGCAGGGATATTGCTGACAAACTCAAACAATCACTGCATACGGTTCCTTACCTGCGCGATGTGCAGGTATCGCAGCCGCTCGATTATCCAACCATACAAATCAATTACGACAGGCTCAGGCTGGGCCAGATGGGCTTGAACCTGGAGCAGGCCGGCAGATCGGTGACCGAAGGTTCCTCATCCAGCCGCCTGGTACAACCTGTGTACTGGCTCGATAAATCGTCCGGCAACTCTTACCAGGTGCAGGTAGAATATCCGCAGCTGGCCATGAACAGCCCGGAACAAGTGGAACAGATACCCGTGGGAAAAACAGGCGATCGCAATATTTACCTGAGAGATATTGCCGATTGGAAAAAAGGAAACTCCATTGGCGAATATGATCGCATCAACCAGCAACGTTTCATTACACTCACAGCAAATATCTACAAAGAAGACCTGGGCAATACCATCAAAGAAGTAAATGGCGCGATTAAAAAATTGGGAGAATTGCCGCAGGGTGTAAAAGTCTATCTCCGCGGGCAGTCCGACATATTAACGCAAATCAATACTGAATTATCTACCGGCCTGTTGCTGGCAGTTGTGGTGATTTGCCTGATGCTCACCGCTTATTTCCAGTCTTTCAGAACAGCATTGGTGGTACTGTCTGTTCTTCCCGGCGTACTGGCCGGTTCATTATTACTGTTATGGCTCACGGGTAATACGGTGAACATACAGTCGTTCATGGGAGCCATCATGGCAATAGGTGTGGCCGTATCGAACGCCATCCTCCTGGTATCAAAGGCCGAGCAACTGCGCCAACTGCCCGATCGCAGTATGAGTGTGGGAGCACAGGCTGCATTCAACCGCTTCCGTCCGATTATCATGACCAGCATTGCAATGATTGCCGGTATGTTGCCCATGTCACTGGGATTGGGCGATACCGGTAAACAAACTGCTCCATTGGGTATTGCAGTAGTAGGAGGATTATTGTTCAGCGTTTTCACCAGCCTTTGGTTGGTACCCATTGTATACGATCGATTGACCGGCCGTAAAAAACCGGTTCCTGTATCACTTGATCCCAACGACGAAAATTCCATTCATTATGACAAGCGTAAATAA